Part of the Nitrospirota bacterium genome is shown below.
TCGATCAGATTCCCGATCGCCCCTCCCAGGACCCCGGAAATACTGAGCTGCCCCACCCAATCCTTTTCCGGCAACCGGAAGAGGATCGTCCCCAGCAGGGCCAGAGCAATCAGCGACGTCACCCCGAAGAACACCATCCGAAAAGCATTGCTGCTGCCGGCCAGCAGCCCGAAGGCGGCGCCGGGGTTGCGGATGTAGGTTAGGCTGAAGAAATCCTGAACGATCGGGATGGATTCATGCAGCCGCATCGACTGCATGATGGACAGTTTCGTCACCTGATCGATCACGATGATCGTGCCGGCGAGCAGGGCCAGGAACGCATAGCGAAAAGACCGTCGCATCACTGCACCGCCTCCACACAACGTTCGCACAAGGTGGCGTGACTCGCGTCTTCCCCCACTGCCTCACGATAATTCCAGCAGCGTTCGCATTTTCCAAACGAGGACTTCGTCGCCACAATCGCCAGTGGGCCTTTGGCCGCGCCACTGGCAATCAACTTCACCTGCGAAACGATGAAGAGCGTGGTCAAGTCCTTTTGATAGGACTGGAGAAACTCATAGCTATCAGCATCGGCTCGAAGTTCCACCGATGCCTCCAGCGAGGACCCGATCACTTTGTCACGTCGACTGCCTTCCAACACGCCCTGCACTTGTGTGCGGTAGCCCAAGAGCTTCTCCCATCGCTGAGCCAGCTCGGCATCCTGCCATTGAAGCTGGACCTCCGGGAATGTACTCAGATGGACGCTGCTCACGCCCTGCTTCCCTCCCGGTTGAGTCGCCAGGGTCCGCCAGATCTCTTCCGCCGTAAAGCTCAAGACCGGCGCCATCAGCTTCGTCATGGCCACGAGGATCTCGAAGAGCACCGTCTGCGATCCGCGCCGCAAGGGCGAATCGGCCCGGAAGGTATAGAGACGATCCTTCAGAATATCGAGGTACACAGAGCTCAGATCCACCGAACAGAAATTGTTGAGCGCGTGGAAGATCGTGTGAAACTCAAAGTCGTCGTAGGACTTTCTGACCCGCAGGATCAGCTCGCTCAGCCGATGCAGAGCCCAACGGTCCAGCTCGGGCAATTGCTCATAGGGGATGCGATCCTTCTCCGGATCGAAGTCGTACAGATTGCTCAGCAGGAAGCGGCAGGTGTTCCGGATCTTTCGATAGGCCTCGATCATATGGGTCAGGATTTCCGGAGAAATTCTGAGATCGTCGCGATAGTCCTGCGCCGAGACCCACAGACGCAGAATTTCCGCGCCAGACTGTTTGATTACGTCCTGCGGCGCGACGACGTTCCCCGCCGACTTGGACATCTTCTTGCCCTGCCCATCAAGAACAAAACCGTGGGTCAGCACGGCTTTGTAGGGCGCGCGGCGATCCGTCACGACACCAGCCAGCAAAGCGCTATGGAACCAGCCACGATGCTGATCCGACCCTTCAAGGTAGAGATCGGCCGGCCACCACTTGCGCGGCTTTAGCACCGCCGCATAACTGACCCCCGACTCGAACCAGACGTCGAGAATATCCCGTTCCTTTTCGAAATCAGTCCCCCCGCACTTCGGACAGGCCGTGCCCTTGGGTAACAGCTCGGCAGCCGATTGCTCGAACCAGACGTCGGCCCCTTTGGATTCCATCAAGGTCGCCAGATGCTCGATCACGGTCGGATCTGCCAAGACAGACCGACAACCGGTACAGGTAAAGCCTGGAATCGGCACACCCCAGACCCGCTGCCGCGACAAACACCAATCGGGGCGGTTCTGGATCATCCCGTTAATCCGATCGCGGCCGTAGGAGGGAATCCAGCGGACCCGTTCGATCTCCGCCAGCGCTTCTTTCCTGAGATCGTTCGTCTCCATCGACACGAACCATTGTTCGGTGGCGCGGAAGATGACGGGATTCTTGCAGCGCCAACAGTGGGGATAGGAATGGTTCAGCGAGCCATGGCCCAGCAACCGTCCATTGGCCTGGAGGAACTCCACGATCTTCGGATTTGCCTTCAAGACATGCTGGCCGGCAAATTCCTTCACGATTTCGGTAAAGCGCCCGCCGTTGTCCACCGGCGCCAGAATCTCCAACTTTTCTCCCGCCGACGCCTTGGCATTGTGTTCCAGGACGAGGATGTAGTCCTCCATACCGTGGCCTGGCGCAATATGAACGCAGCCGGTTCCCTGCTCGAGCGTCACGAAATCGCCGAGCAGAATCGGCGAGAGGCCGGTGCTCATGGGCCGTTGGGTCTCGATCCCTTCGAATCCTTCTTTCCCCTTCTTCACCCCGAATACTCGCGTCCCTTCGAGCTTGCAGCCCTTCGCCATGCTCTCGACCAGCTTCTCCGCCACGATCAAGACCTCGTCGCCGACCTGGACGAAGGCATAGTCGATATCACCATGGAGACAGACCGCTTGATTGGCCGGGAGGGTCCAGGGAGTCGTCGTCCAGATCACGACAGAGACCAGCTTGATGCCGCCGGGGAATGAAATGCCGGGGAAGGTCTTGCTCAGCACCGTGGGCGACGTAACCAGCGGGAACTTCACATAGACCGAGGGAGAGGTGTGATCTTCATATTCGACTTCCGCCTCGGCCAGGGCTGTCTGGTCCGCCGTGCACCAGAGCACCGGCTTCAGTCCCTTGTAGACACCGCCCCGCTCCACAAACTTTCCGAACTCGCGAATGATCGTGGCCTCATAGCCGGGATTCATCGTGAGATAGGGACGCTGCCAATCGCCCAGAATGCCGAGCCGCTGAAACTCTTCCCGCTGAATCGTATAAAACTTCTCCGCATATTCACGGCAGAGCTTGCGGATAGCCGGAGTATCGAGCGTCTTTTTCTTGTCACCAAGCTCTTTGAGCACTTGATGTTCGATCGGCAGACCATGGCAATCCCACCCAGGCACATAGGGCACCTGGAAGCCGGCCATCGTCTTGGATTTGATGATGATGTCTTTGAGGATCTTGTTCAGCGCATGGCCGATATGGATGCGGCCATTGGCGTAGGGCGGCCCATCATGCAAGACATACAGAGGCCGGCCCTTACCCGCTTCCTGAATCTGTTCGTACAACCGTTCCTGCTCCCACGAAGCCAGGAGCTCAGGCTCCCGCTGCGGCAGATTCGCCTTCATGGGGAAATCGGTCTTGGGGAGATTAAGCGTTGCCTTGTAATCCATAGCCTATCTGGTCTCTCTAGAGAATCTGCGCACGTGATGGGAATCAGGGGTAGGAATATACCGGAATGGCAGCCAGGGCACCAGCCCATAGCGTTGATGCGGGATCGTCAAAAACGTCTTCCAGCAAGGCCGCAGCGAGCGAAAGGCCGAGGCGTACCCGGAGGGTACGTTGAGGGTCTGAGCGACGCGAGAACGAAGCTGAAGGCGTTTTTCACGATCCCGCTAGCTGACCGCCATCATGCGATCAAGCGCAATCTTCGCCCACCGCTTTTCATCGTCCGGCACGACGATGTGGTTCACGACATGGCCTTCAACAAGGTTCTCCAGAGCCCAGCAGAGATGGGCTCCATCGATCCGGAACATCGTCGCGCACTGGCAAACCGTGGAAGAGAGGAAGAAAATCTTCTTGTCGGTGAGATCCCGCTTCAATCGATTGACCAGGTTCAATTCCGTTCCCACCGCCCAGACAGACCCGGCGGGCGCCGCCGTCACCGTCTTGATGATGAACTCGGTTGATCCTGAGAGGTCCGCCTTATTGACGACATCCTCGTGGCATTCCGGATGGACGATGACCTTCCCGTCCGGATACTGTTTGCGGAAATTGTCGATATGCACGGGCTGGAACATCTGGTGCACACTGCAATGGCCTTTCCAGAGAATGAGTTTTGCCCGCTTGATCGCCTCACGGCTATTGCCCCCGTTGGGTTGATAGGGGTCCCAGACGATCATCTCTTCTCGCGGCAATCCCATCTTGTTGGCCGTATTGCGGCCCAGGTGCTCGTCCGGGAAAAAGAGGATTTTCCCCCGCCTGGCCCAGCACCATTCCATCACCGCCCTCGCGTTGGAAGAGGTGCAGGTGATCCCGCCATGTTCGCCGCAAAAGGCCTTGAGCACTGCGGCAGAGTTCACATAGACCGCCGGCATGACCGTCTCTTCTACGGGGATGATCCGTCCCAACTCCTCCCAACATTGATCGACCTGTTCGATGGCCGCCATGTCCGCCATGGAACAGCCTGCCGCCATATCAGGAAGGATGACCGTTTGTTTGGAGCGGCTCAGGATATCGGCGGTCTCGGCCATGAAATGCACGCCGCAAAACACGATGTAGGGTCGCTCTGACCGCTCAGCTGCCAGTTTTGACAAGAGAAGAGAATCCCCACGGAAGTCCGCATGTTCAATGACTTCATCCCGTTGATAATTATGGCCCAGGATCATGACCCGGTCGCCGAGCACACGTTTTGCCTCAACCGTCCGGCGGAAGAGTTCCTCCGCAGACAGTTGCTGGTAGTCCGTGATCGGTTTCGGAAGTGTCGAGATAATTTGCATAGCTTCCCTAGCAAAATGACAGACCACACCATTCTACGTTAGGGGTCACCGACAATCAATGAACCGGCCCTGCGAGGAAGTCCTACACCGGCGATGGTCCACTCGGTTCGCCCCCGATAGGCCTAATACCCCGTTGACAACGGAGGGGGCCAGCGATACGATTCTTGCTCGAAGCTAGGGGAGCCACGTGGCTGAGAGTCCGCCCGAACGGACGACCCTCAGAACCTGACCTGGGTAATACCAGCGTAGGGAAGCGAGAACAACCAGACACTGTTGGTCTCTCTGCCGCACCCCTTTTCTCGGTGCGGTTTTTTTATTTCTGATTACTAAGCACAGTTCACGTTTCGGAGAAAGGATCTCCTCATGAGCGACCAGACAATCGGCAACGGATCTGCCACTGGCAACGGACAGAAATCTGCCGGATCGACCTTGACGACCACGCCCTTCCCCGCCTCGCGCAAAGTCTACGTGCCGGGCACCCAGGCCGGCGTGAAGGTTCCGATGAGAGAGATCAGCCTGACGCCGACGAAGGCGATGAACGGAGGGACGCCCACCCCCAATGAGCCGATCACGATCTACGATACCTCAGGCCCCTACACAGACCCGAACGTCACGATCGACGCAAAGGCCGGACTGGCTCCCTACCGGAGAAACTGGATCCTCGGCAGAAACGACGTAGCCGAACTCCCGGATGTCTCCTCGCTATATGGCCGCCTGCGCGCAGCCGATCCCAAGCTGGACGAGCTCCGGTTTCAGCACATTCGCAAGCCGCTGCGAGCCAAGCCGGGCATGAACGTGACCCAGATCCACTACGCCAGAAAAGGCATCGTCACACCGGAGATGGAGTTCATCGCGATCCGGGAGAACCAGTCCTGCGAAGTGGCGCGCGAACTGGCCTCGCGGAATGGCCATGGCGGCGGAGTCACCCAACATCAGGGCCAGTCCTGGGGCGCCAGCATCCCCTCCGCGATCACGCCGGAATTTGTCCGCGATGAAATCGCCCGTGGCCGCGCCATCATCCCGGCCAACATCAACCATCCGGAAAGCGAACCGATGATCATCGGCCGCAACTTTCTGGTGAAGATCAACTCCAACATCGGCAACTCCGCCGTTGCCTCCTCCATCGAAGAAGAAGTCGAAAAGATGATCTGGTCCATTCGCTGGGGCGCCGACACGGTGATGGACCTCTCCACCGGCAAGAACATCCACGAGACCCGCGAATGGATTATCCGCAATTCGCCCGTGCCCATCGGCACCGTGCCGATCTATCAAGCGCTCGAAAAAGTCGGGGGTAAAGCTGAAGACCTGACCTGGGAACTCTTCCGCGACACCTTGATCGAGCAGGCGGAACAAGGCGTGGACTACTTCACCATCCACGCTGGCGTACGCCTGGCCTATGTGCCAATGACGGCCAAACGGATGACCGGCATCGTGTCCCGCGGCGGGGCGATCCATTCGAAATGGTGCCTGGCCCATCATGAAGAAAACTTCGCCTACACCCACTTCGAAGAAATCTGCGAGATCATGAAGGCCTACGACGTCTCGTTCAGTTTGGGCGACGGGTTACGTCCCGGCTCCATTGCCGATGCCAACGACGAAGCGCAATTCGCCGAACTGGACACATTGGGCGAACTCACCAAGGTTGCCTGGAACCACGACGTGCAGGTCATGATCGAAGGACCGGGCCATGTGCCCATGCACATGATCCAGGTCAATATGGAAAAGCAGCTGAAGGTCTGTCAGGAAGCGCCCTTCTATACACTGGGGCCCCTCACGACCGACATCGCGCCTGGTTACGACCACATCACCTCCGGCATCGGGGCTGCCATGATCGGCTGGTTCGGCTGCGCGATGCTCTGCTACGTGACGCCTAAGGAACACCTGGGCCTCCCGGACCGGGAAGATGTGAAGACCGGCGTCATTACCTACAAGATCGCAGCCCATGCCGCGGACCTGGCCAAAGGCCATCCCGGCGCGCAAATCAGAGACAACGCGCTCTCCAAGGCCCGCTTCGAGTTTCGTTGGGAAGACCAATTCAACCTGTCGCTCGATCCGGACACGGCGAAACTCTTCCACGACGAAACCCTGCCGGACAATGCCGCGAAGATCTCGCACTTCTGCTCCATGTGCGGCCCTCATTTCTGCTCGATGAAGATCACGCAGGATGTCCGGGACTATGCCGCGCAGCTGCAAGTGGATGAACAGAAAGCGATCCAAATCGGCATGAAAGAAAAAGCGGAAGAATTTAAGAAAGCCGGCTCCGAGATCTATCGATAAGACTGTTCAAAATGGCTTTCCGGCAAGGCCGCAGGCGAGACCAAACCGGAGGCGTACCCTCAGGGGTACGTTGAGGATTTGGTAGAGCCGAGAACGAAGCCGGAAGTCATTTTCAGCAGTCGACGAAGGGAAGACACAATGGCAAAGCCACCAACACCAGCCCCACTACGAGAAAAAGATATTACCCGTCACATCGCGCGGGAATATTACAAAGAATTCGATCAGCTCATCGAAAGCGATGTGATCATCGTCGGGGCCGGGCCGTCCGGCTTGATCTGCGCCCATGACCTGGCTGAAATGGGATTCAAGACGGTCGTCGTCGAACAGAGCCTCGCCCTGGGCGGCGGCTTCTGGTCTGGCGGCTATCTCATGAACAAGGCCACGATCTGCGAACCGGCCAATGAAATCCTTGAAGAAATCGGCGTGCCCTGCAAGAAGATTACGGAATGCGCAGGCATGTACATGGTCGATCCCCCTCATGCCACCGGCGCGTTGATCGCCGCGGCCTATCGAGGCGGGGCGAAGATCATGAACCTCACGCGAGTGGTGGATCTCATCATCCGGCGCGACGGGATCCTCGAAGGGGTGGTGGTCAACAGCACGACGGCAGAAATGGCAGGCCATGACATCATCCATGTGGACCCGATCGCCCTCGAAAGCAAAATCGTGGTGGATGCGACAGGCCATGATGCCATCGTCGTGGAACTCTTGCATAAGCGGAATCTCCACAAGGCAGTCCCCGGCAACGGAGCCATGTGGGTCGCGCAATCGGAACAGGAAATCATGGACCGGACCGGCGAAGTCTACCCCAACTGTTTCGTAATCGGGTTGGCCGTGGCGGCAGTCTACGGCACGCCCCGCATGGGTCCGGCCTTCGGCTCGATGTTACTCTCAGGGCGCTACGGGGCTGAGCTGATTAAGAAGAAACTGAAACAAGAGTAGGAGCGTATAGCTGATAGCGAATGGCTAATAGCACGGACTCGGACGCTTCGAACTGCTATTAGCCATAAGCCATCAGCTCTTGAGGCTACACATGGATGTACAAGATTTCCTCATACAAGGCGGCGGCCGCGAAGAAGACAAGCGTGAAGCTTGGCAGCTATTCCAGCAGGCCTATGAACGGCAGATGAAAGGCGAGCTGGAAGCAGCCGTCTCTCTCTACAAGCAATCGCTTGAGACTCACCCGACCGCCGAGGCCCATACCTTCCTCGGCTGGACCTATAGCTTCATGGGACGGCTCGATGATGCCATCGAGGAATGTCACAAGGCCATCTCGCAGGACCCGGACTTCGGCAACCCCTACAACGATATCGGGGCCTATCTGATCGAAAAGGGCGAACTGAACGAAGCGATTGTCTGGTTCGAGAAGGCCCTGCAGGCGAAACGGTATGAAAGCCCGGCCTTCCCCCACCTCAACCTGGGTCGCGTCTACGAGCGCAAGGGCCGATGGACCGAAGCTATCGACTCTTATAAGAAAGCCCTGGCCCTCAATCCCAATTATTCCTTGGCGAAAAAAGCACTGGGACGATTGATCAGTTCACTCAACTGAACTGGTCTATCTGGTCTGGCTGGTCTATCTCGTCTGTCTCGTTCAGTCATGAAGAAGATCCATCAACTCTGATCCGAAAGCAGACCCACACAATGACCACGCATTCTCACCAGACCGACAAGACAGACCAGATAGATCAGAAGACCATCCTCGTCGGCGTCACCGACATCTTTTTTCACACCAAAGTCCGCGACGCTCTGATGGCGAAGGGCTACAAGTTCGAGCGGGCTCGTACGCAACAGGACATCGCCGAGAAGGCATCCACAAACAGCCCCGCCGCGGTGATTTTGAATATGAACGACGAGACCCTGAACGCCTTTCAAGCCTTGGAAACGCTCGCAGCCGACGCGCAGCTCAAAACCATTCCCATCCTTGCCTTCGCCAATCACGAAGAAGTCGATACCTTTAACCGGGCCAGAGCGCTGGGCGTAACCAAAATCGTCTCGCGCAATGAGTTCTCCGCTCGATTGAAAGATCTGGTCGAAGAAGTCGTAGGGAATCACGCATGAAACAGTCACGCCTCCACGATCACCACACGAAGCTCGGCGCCACCTTTGAAGAGGCCGCAGACTGGAACATGCCCGCGCACTATGGCAAATGGGTCGAGGAATATCAGGCGGTGCGCCAGGCCGTCGGCCTCTCAGACCTCTCGCACCGGGGCAAGATCCGCGTCACCGGCGACGACCGCGTGAAGTGGCTGCAAGGCCTCATCAGCAACGATATCCTCCCGCTTCAGCCTGGCCAGGGCCGCTATTCGAGCTTCCTCACACACAAGGGCAAGATGCTCGGCTATTTCCGGGTCTATGTCCTGGCCGACAGCCTGTGGGTGGAAGATGTCGGCGAGGTCGGCGACGCCACCATCCAAGCGCTCAAAAAATTTCTGCTCTACGGCATCAAAGCGAAGATGGAAAACTGCGCAGAATCCTGGGGACTTTTGCTCGTCAGCGGGCCCAAAGCCTGCGCGACCGTCAGCGCCGCCTTTGGCGTGGAGATGAGCGACCTCAAGCCAGTGAGCGCCGTCGCAGCCCAGATCGGCGGGCATGCAGCCTTCGTCCTGCGCACAGAGGAAACCGGAGAAATTGACATCGAAGTATTACTGCCCGCCGAGGCCCTCAACACGGCCTGGGAGCGCCTCATGGAGGCAGGGGCGACATATGGCATCAAAGCCATCGGAGGTCTCGCTCGTGAGGCCCTCCGCATCGAAGCAGGCCTACCCAAGGCAGGACCGGACCTCAACGAAGAAATCGTCCCGCCGGAAGCGAATCTGGAAGGAAAAGCCTTCAGCTTGAATAAGGGCTGCTACCCGGGGCAGGAAGTCGTAGCGAGGATGGATACCTACGGCAACGTACGGCGGCACTTAGTCGGGCTGGTCATGAAGGGCTCGACCATCCCGCCGAGAGGCGCCAAGCTCTTCAGCGGAGACCGTGAACTCGGCTGGGTCAGCAGTGCGACCCAGTCACCTCAGATGAAGGCCCCCATCGCCCTGGCATTCCCGCTTCGGGACTTTTCAGCCCCCGGCACAATCCTCACCGTTGAAGTCGATGGCGCTCGTCATGATGCGACGGTGCAGGCTCTCCCCTTCTACCGTCGCGCCTGACCCCTCAGGCTGCTGAAAAATCCCGCCAGCTTCGTTCTCGCGTCGCTCAGACCCTCAACGTACCCAGAAGGGTACGCCTCCGGTTTCGACTCGCCTACGGCCTTGCTGGACGGTCTTTTTGAGCGTCCTGCAAATCCCTACTTTTCGGGGTTCCTGACAGATGAGACCGCACTGGCAAAGGCCAGAAGGCTCGTCCGCTCTTCGTCTTCCAGCGCCAACAAGAGGTGGGCCTCTTCGGCATGCATCAGACGGAGGCTCAAGAACGGCTCTTCCTTGCGCTTTTCCTTGTTGTCCCACATGGCATCGATCACCTGGACTTTGTCCAACTGACCGACCGAGACCACATCGTAACGGAAATAGGAATCGCCGATGACCATATCGAACACCACATTCCCGGCGGTCAGCAGCACCAGGTTGAAGCGCCCCTGATCTTCGTAGCCCTCGGGCAAAAACTTGTTGATGTGGCAACGTGCAACTTTGCGGTCACCCAGGGCAGCGCGGATCTTTTCCTTCAACGCCGGGTAATCGATCTGCATGGCCTTTTCATCAGCATTCGTGGCCGCCGCTGCGGCATTCTGCGCCTTTTCAAAAATCTCATCCGCCGACATCAAACCCGCCATGTGCATATTCCTTTCATCCGAACCCTGTTAACTCGCGGTACGCCTGGTCTTCACGGCCCTGGCTACGCCGACCAATCCCAGGCCGGCCCACGCAAACTCCAAAAAAATAAATTCCACCCGCTGATCCGCAATCGCAACAATCCCCAGTAACAACGACCCGACGATATTCAGTGCAAGGTAACCCGCATCCAATTCACGCCAGACCCCGCCCTGAATCAAGCCATAAGCCGACAGGACCATCAGAGCGCCCAGCACGGAAATTACCTGTAAGAGCATCACGAACCTCGCCTGGGCCCCATTCACGCATAGAGAGGACCGTGTACCGTAACTGGCCGCCAGCCTATATTTCAAGAGGATTTTCCAGAAAGCCCTGGTTGCGAGCTCAGCAGAAACTGGGACGCAGTGCGCGACCAGCCGATTCAAGCCAGCGGGCGACCAGGTTGATAATCAGCCCGTCCGTCCTGCATACTATGGACTCTGAACCGGAGGATGGAATGCACGACCTGACCTGCATGATCAAAGGCTGCCAAACAAGAGTCTATGCCCCAGCCGGCACGCACAGTATCTGCCGTGAACACTTCCTCGCCTATCTCACCTGGCGCCGCCGCAAAGGCCCGCAGATGTTCATGAAGTATGCAGGGATGACAATGGAAGAACGTGACCCCCTCGTAGCCGAATGGGCCAGCACCATCCGAGTCGAAGAAGCCCCCACCGCCGCCACACCGAAATCCTAACGCCCCCACGCCTTCACACAAGAACACGGTTCCTGTCGCAAAGAATTTGGAGCGTCAAGAGCTAGTGGCCTCTTGCTGAGGCGTGACCTCTTCAAGGCGAAAAGGATTTATTTTCGTTATATACCGTCTTGATATTCCGCCCCCACTCCGAGTTGTAACCTGAATGTCGAGCTCATAATGATAGTGCCCTGGAGGCCCTATCAGCGGATGCTCCTGCTCGACCCATTGAAATTGAAGCCAAGGCTGAGTTCTCGCATTCCAAACCCATTGCACAACATCTATATATTCACAATCTCTTGCATTAATGCTGAATTCCTTCTTGGGTGGCTCTGGAGGATTATTTCCTTTTAGATGGAGGGCGGCTGGTAGCTTCCCATCAAATAATGATTCGCATTTCTCTTCTGTAACCAACCGAACTCCCATCAATTTAGCCTTAACACCATCAATCTCATCAAATGCTTCATTCTGAACTCCTAGGCGGAGCAACTTGAAATTATCACCTTCGTGATAATACGGAGGGACCTCATTCCCTTTGCATAATATCGAAATGACCGGCTTCAGCTTGCCCTCAAGAGCACTTTTCTCATCTATTAGACCGGCAATCTTCTGGTCTTTTTCTCTACAAATCAAAATTGGTGCGCGAAATACATTTATCAGGAAAATGGCCACTGCAATTGAAGCAATTGCGCCTAACCCAGCCGCCGCCAAGTTCATCTCGCCAAAGACCACATTCCCTTTACCAAACAGCCATAAATAAAACCATATAATTGGGACCGCCGAAGCAGAGATAACAAGAAGACGTAATTTCTTATGCCAATCCAGCACCTTGCATGTTTCTGTATAGGCCCTACTAAAGAACATAAAGACCATCGCGCGCTCCCTTTGAAAGGTTACGCAATCATATCGGTTAGCTCTGCATCAAATAAATAATTTCGACCGCATTACGGTTATGGGCTGATTAGTTCCCCCACTCCGCCCGTCGAACGGGCACTCTGCCTTTTCTCTTTCCACCCTCTCAATGGGGGAGTGGCCTGCCAGCTCTCACAGTGCGCGCGTCGATCGAGGCCCTTCCACGGGCGCGCGATCCGCGAGCACAGAGAGCGGCAGCCTGCTACCCCCTCAAACCCGATCCGTTCGAAGAGACTCGACACTCGCCGTTTTTCCACCCTCTGTCCCCATCTAACGGTCACCCCCTCGACTTCCAATAGCCGGGACGGCGACTTTGGTGTGCGACAGCCTCAATGCACAGAACATCGCCTATGACGCTGTAGTATAGGGTGAAGGGGAACGGGTCAGAATGAACTTTCGAAGGCCGGGACCGACGGAAGTCCCGATCTCAGGTTGATCGAGCAACAACTCAGTTGCGTAGCGGATCTCGGATTCAAAACGCTCGCCTAAACCTGAGACTTGTTTGTCGTAAAACACAGCGGCTTCGATGAGTTCCACCTCCGCTTCGGGGTGGAACTCCAGTCTCATTTCTTGAGGCGGGCGCGAAGGCTTCGAAAGACTTCTCTGGCAGGTATCGTCTTCACTTTCCCTTCAACAATCTCACGATGCCGTCGTTCTGCCTCTAGTGCCCAAGCCTGCTCAACATCGGCGTCAGCCGGGCCATCGAGCTCGGCAATCAGGGAGCGAAGCAATTCGGCTTTATCTTCGGGACTCAGCGCTCGAATCCTGGCTTCAATCTCAGCGACATCGGTTGACATGGCGACCTCCGTGCTACCGGCTATTTCTCACTGAACGAGACTCTAGCCAGAGGACCCTAAGTTGTCAATGACTCCCCTGTCCATTTCTTTTCTTCCGCCCCCCCCTAAAACAATGGGGAAGGGAGCTGGCTGGTCTCCGATTGCGCGCGTCCAACGAGGGCCTTCTCAGGCCGCGCACTCTTTCTCCCACCCCACATCCCAGGGAAGGCGGACTGACCGTTTTCTACTGCGCGCGTCGAACGAGCACCTTCTGAGCGTGCGCGTTCCGTGAGCAAAGAAAATGATCAGCCTGCCTTCCAGCCCTACCCCATGACTGCACTTCCATGATGATGTATCAGCAACCACTCGTCTCCGATCCGCTCGAAGAGATTCGTGGCTAACACCTGCGCCTCCTGCGGCTCCTCGGATTGATGGGTGGTGATGTGCTCCACACAGACGA
Proteins encoded:
- the lspA gene encoding signal peptidase II, with the translated sequence MRRSFRYAFLALLAGTIIVIDQVTKLSIMQSMRLHESIPIVQDFFSLTYIRNPGAAFGLLAGSSNAFRMVFFGVTSLIALALLGTILFRLPEKDWVGQLSISGVLGGAIGNLIDRLRYGEVIDFLDVYVNSYHWPAFNVADSAISVGVVFLIIHFAFEKKDEALLSQGFPPAS
- the thiC gene encoding phosphomethylpyrimidine synthase ThiC, yielding MSDQTIGNGSATGNGQKSAGSTLTTTPFPASRKVYVPGTQAGVKVPMREISLTPTKAMNGGTPTPNEPITIYDTSGPYTDPNVTIDAKAGLAPYRRNWILGRNDVAELPDVSSLYGRLRAADPKLDELRFQHIRKPLRAKPGMNVTQIHYARKGIVTPEMEFIAIRENQSCEVARELASRNGHGGGVTQHQGQSWGASIPSAITPEFVRDEIARGRAIIPANINHPESEPMIIGRNFLVKINSNIGNSAVASSIEEEVEKMIWSIRWGADTVMDLSTGKNIHETREWIIRNSPVPIGTVPIYQALEKVGGKAEDLTWELFRDTLIEQAEQGVDYFTIHAGVRLAYVPMTAKRMTGIVSRGGAIHSKWCLAHHEENFAYTHFEEICEIMKAYDVSFSLGDGLRPGSIADANDEAQFAELDTLGELTKVAWNHDVQVMIEGPGHVPMHMIQVNMEKQLKVCQEAPFYTLGPLTTDIAPGYDHITSGIGAAMIGWFGCAMLCYVTPKEHLGLPDREDVKTGVITYKIAAHAADLAKGHPGAQIRDNALSKARFEFRWEDQFNLSLDPDTAKLFHDETLPDNAAKISHFCSMCGPHFCSMKITQDVRDYAAQLQVDEQKAIQIGMKEKAEEFKKAGSEIYR
- the nadA gene encoding quinolinate synthase NadA — encoded protein: MQIISTLPKPITDYQQLSAEELFRRTVEAKRVLGDRVMILGHNYQRDEVIEHADFRGDSLLLSKLAAERSERPYIVFCGVHFMAETADILSRSKQTVILPDMAAGCSMADMAAIEQVDQCWEELGRIIPVEETVMPAVYVNSAAVLKAFCGEHGGITCTSSNARAVMEWCWARRGKILFFPDEHLGRNTANKMGLPREEMIVWDPYQPNGGNSREAIKRAKLILWKGHCSVHQMFQPVHIDNFRKQYPDGKVIVHPECHEDVVNKADLSGSTEFIIKTVTAAPAGSVWAVGTELNLVNRLKRDLTDKKIFFLSSTVCQCATMFRIDGAHLCWALENLVEGHVVNHIVVPDDEKRWAKIALDRMMAVS
- a CDS encoding sulfide-dependent adenosine diphosphate thiazole synthase — translated: MAKPPTPAPLREKDITRHIAREYYKEFDQLIESDVIIVGAGPSGLICAHDLAEMGFKTVVVEQSLALGGGFWSGGYLMNKATICEPANEILEEIGVPCKKITECAGMYMVDPPHATGALIAAAYRGGAKIMNLTRVVDLIIRRDGILEGVVVNSTTAEMAGHDIIHVDPIALESKIVVDATGHDAIVVELLHKRNLHKAVPGNGAMWVAQSEQEIMDRTGEVYPNCFVIGLAVAAVYGTPRMGPAFGSMLLSGRYGAELIKKKLKQE
- the ileS gene encoding isoleucine--tRNA ligase, which encodes MDYKATLNLPKTDFPMKANLPQREPELLASWEQERLYEQIQEAGKGRPLYVLHDGPPYANGRIHIGHALNKILKDIIIKSKTMAGFQVPYVPGWDCHGLPIEHQVLKELGDKKKTLDTPAIRKLCREYAEKFYTIQREEFQRLGILGDWQRPYLTMNPGYEATIIREFGKFVERGGVYKGLKPVLWCTADQTALAEAEVEYEDHTSPSVYVKFPLVTSPTVLSKTFPGISFPGGIKLVSVVIWTTTPWTLPANQAVCLHGDIDYAFVQVGDEVLIVAEKLVESMAKGCKLEGTRVFGVKKGKEGFEGIETQRPMSTGLSPILLGDFVTLEQGTGCVHIAPGHGMEDYILVLEHNAKASAGEKLEILAPVDNGGRFTEIVKEFAGQHVLKANPKIVEFLQANGRLLGHGSLNHSYPHCWRCKNPVIFRATEQWFVSMETNDLRKEALAEIERVRWIPSYGRDRINGMIQNRPDWCLSRQRVWGVPIPGFTCTGCRSVLADPTVIEHLATLMESKGADVWFEQSAAELLPKGTACPKCGGTDFEKERDILDVWFESGVSYAAVLKPRKWWPADLYLEGSDQHRGWFHSALLAGVVTDRRAPYKAVLTHGFVLDGQGKKMSKSAGNVVAPQDVIKQSGAEILRLWVSAQDYRDDLRISPEILTHMIEAYRKIRNTCRFLLSNLYDFDPEKDRIPYEQLPELDRWALHRLSELILRVRKSYDDFEFHTIFHALNNFCSVDLSSVYLDILKDRLYTFRADSPLRRGSQTVLFEILVAMTKLMAPVLSFTAEEIWRTLATQPGGKQGVSSVHLSTFPEVQLQWQDAELAQRWEKLLGYRTQVQGVLEGSRRDKVIGSSLEASVELRADADSYEFLQSYQKDLTTLFIVSQVKLIASGAAKGPLAIVATKSSFGKCERCWNYREAVGEDASHATLCERCVEAVQ